Below is a genomic region from Phycobacter azelaicus.
GGACGCGCATGGCCTGCATCTCAGGCGCGCAGGCCAAGGGTTCCGCATAACCGATGGTGAGCACTTCATGACCTTGTCAAAGGTCGGGAAGCATGCCCGCCAGGATCGGCTCGAAAACCGTTTTCAGGAATCCTGGGAGGATTATGAAATCGATCGGGACCTCACACGTGAGGTGGCCGACCAACTGGAGCCACCAGATGCAGAACGCCCCGAGTCCATCCTTGATGAACTCGAACAGGACGATGATCGCCAGAAGGCTCAGGCTAAAGCCGAGTCTGAGGCGCGCCTCAAACACGCTCTTCTAGCCGCCAATCGCTACGCGTATTTCCGAGACCGCGAAAAACGGGCCACTGAAGCCGCGCAACGCCACACCAAGGATCGTCGTGCCATCCGGCGTGTCCAGTGGGTCAAGGAACGTGTTGCGGAGGACATTGGCAAGGCCAACCGGGAGTTTGAGGACGTTTGTTCTCATCTGTACCGAAACCCGAAAGCCGCCTGGTCAGAGATCGACCGTCGTCTCAAAGCAGGGGAGAACTTTGACGAAATCGATTTGGATACAGTCGGCAAGAAGAAGGGCTGGAAGTTCCTTGGTTTCCGAACCAAGGGACGCAAAGAAGCCAATGAGGCGGCAAAGTCTATGCCGCGTGCGCACCGCAAGTTGGAACGTCTGAGAAATCAGTGGGAAATCAACCAACATGACGAGCTGGAGCTTCACGCGCGGCTTGGTGCATCCGAAGCCGAATACAATGAAGCGATCGCCCAGATAGGCCATCGCGAGCAGCGCCGGAAACGTGGAATGGAGCTGTGGCGTGAGCGTCAGTCAATCGTGACACAGCTTACAGAAGAGGAAATCTGGCGATCTGACCTCGCCGAGGACGAGAAGGAGCAGTTGGCTCGCGCGTGGGAAGAAACGTTGGATTCAGAGCGCCGCAAGGCGTCAAAGGGTCTGCGCAACGAAACGGTGCGGGACTACTATGAAATCCTATATGAGCGCACGCAGGAAACTGAACACGAACCAGAGCGATGACTCGATGAGCTCAGTCGATCTCAGGAGTTTCAAGTCGGTTCTCTAGCCTGTCCAATAAGTTCTCCAGCTTTCTCTTGGTTTGAGGGTGCATGCCACCACCATTGCGCTGGTTGTAATAAGCAACCCGGCTTATCCTTGCTTTCCTACAGAAATCCGAGACATTGATCCCTAATTTCTCGCGTCTTTCATCAATGCTGTTCCATAAGTCAGCGCTGTATAAGGCTTTGCTAGTTCTCACAAAATTCAATAAATTCTTTTATCAATTCAATAAATGGAATATAATGCCTCAAAATTTGAATTAAGCAAATTTTAAATGAAAGGTATATACCAATGAAATCAATAAAAACAATAATTGCATTGTCTGCTATTGTTGTTGCCAGCTTTTCTCTGACGGCGTGTGATGACTCGTCAGACTCTTTGGGCGGCTTCAACATTATCAACAACTAATTTCCCAGGGAGTAATAATGAAAAACAAAATGAAAATTTTGGCGACTGCCGCTATTGCTGTATCTACGGCATTTGTTGGCTTTTCTGCCAACGCCCAACTCTCGCTCAATGGCGTAGTTGAAAAGATTGAACTTGTAGAAGATGCGACGAACTATTTTGGGACGCGCGTCACGATTTATGAACCAAACAACCGCATCGGCGCGAACTCTACTAAAACAGTAGATTTCTTCGATCAGACAAATGGCTCGCGCTATTCACTTCAAAAGCCAGCGGTGGGTGAATATGAGACAGCCATCGTACACTTTTCTACTCTAGAGCTGTCTTCAACGACAGTAGGTATTCCGGTTGAGGACATTCTTGATGATCTTGAGGCAAGCGGCCAGCTGTTTGCTCATGAAGGCAATTCCGTGCTTGTTCTTGGTGATGCTGACCTCGGTGGTGGTGCCGGTTCGGTAGACACCGAAGTAATGGGTGCTGCGGGTGCCGGGAACGTGCCAATGCAGCCAGTAATCGTAACATCCGGTGGGTTTTCGCTTCCTACTCTGAACCTGGGTTTGCCGTCGTCTTCAGCAGCTGAAAATGCTACAGCGATCTCGTTCCTTGGCTTGCCAGCATTTCAGACGATCTCAAAGAACGTGGACAGCTCGAACGTCGGTGACGTGGCTCTTGAAGTGCAGTCTAGCGTTTTCGATGGCGTGACAGGTTTTACGTCAGGCACAAGCAAAATTACGGTTGGCCTGTTTGACACAACAATTCCTGAGAAGCCTGCATACGTGACGACTTTCAAATCGTCTCGCCAAGCAAGCGACACGACAATTGAAGACGTTACCTTCTACGACGTTCCTAACGGTTTTGACTTTGTGCCGCTGGCCTGGTTCGACGGGGATAACGACAAACGTCTTGACGAAGATGAGTATGTAACGGCCCATAACTTCACCGTTTCGACGGCAGCGTTTACGATGGATGCAGATGGCTGGGATTACACCGCAGATGGACCTCACGGTGAGCTGGATGAAGCTGTTGTTCAAATGGGTCCTCGTACATTTACTTTGGAGTTCGGAATGACAGCCGTAGATACGGCGTCAAGCCTGTTAAACAACGCGGCCGCAGCATCTTCTACTGTATCAGTTAACACGATTACACTAGATGGTACTGCTGCTGCTGGTGAAACTCCGGGAACACTCGAAGCGAGCATGACAATCGTTTACGATGTCGCAAACCTCGTTTCAAACACAGTTACCGTTCCTGTAAGCTTCGCAGCCGACGCTGCCGGCAACAACGCTTTGATTGAAAATGGTGAAGTTGCTCATGTCGTGCTGAAGAGCTCATCTTTGGATGTAGCTGGCGCTTCATTTGCTTCTGCGACTGACGTACTTTCAATTGCCAACGTTCCAGCGAAAATTACGACAATCGGTGGTGCCAGTGAGTACGGAATTGAAGTTAACCTAACAAACTTCTCAGCGGCATCTAGTGCTGGTACTGGTTACGGAGCGGTTACTGCAATTGCAGCGACGCAAGCAACTGAGGCAATCGCAAGCGGTGCGGCAAGCCCGGCTATTGCAATTACAACGGTTGACGATAACTAATCTGCAATAATCAAGAAAGCTCCCAACTGGGAGCTTTCGTTTTTTTGGTCTTTTGGGTATAATAAGACCTAACGTGACCAATTGTTTGTTCAGGTCATGGACTTCCTGAAGATAGCCTCGCATCACCGAGGCTATTTTCGTTTTACCGATCTATTCAACGTTGACCTGACGCGAATGAGCAGCAAGGGTACTCACGCAATACGAGAAGAAGGATTCTTTTATGGACTACAAGTGCGTACCATTTGAGCCACCGATAGACCGGAAAGACCCGACGACCGGCGTCGCTTCCAGTCTGGACTCGGTCATTTCTGCCGAGGCAAACGCGGGGTGGGAGTTCGTGGGTCTAGAAAACCACAGCACTGTTGTGCCTGGTTCCAATGGCTGCTTCGGGTTCGGTGCGACAAGCCCTTACGAAAAGACCTTCTCCGTAGCCGTCTTCCGCAAGTGAGATATCCCATAATCTGGGCGATCCTGCTGTACCAGCGGGTCGCCCCGACATCCTTGCGGGAGCGATGTATCTTCAAGAAGAGCTGTTCCAACTATGTTCTGGAGGGTGCTCGTGAGAAGGGGACCTTTGAGGCGTTTAGGCGTCTCAGGGAGCGAGTCAGGCGGTGTAAGCCAGGCTATGCGCCGATCGACACGGAAGCCGCAGGTCACAATG
It encodes:
- a CDS encoding relaxase/mobilization nuclease domain-containing protein, with amino-acid sequence MIGNPYKGRGFKGLLRYLHEGRKGEENPHRVIWSEARNLPDNDPMVVAGIMQATAELSRRVKKPVYHLPISWPPDEQPPKEVQMQVAETLLADLGLSEHQHLIVAHDDGDCPHIHVVVNTVHPDSGRAWNPWRDVYRIMESLERQEKELGLRIVDRPDLEELRKGEKDPDRKKEASREEKLRAEREGDTPLAKWSETEMRRIRSDITTHFKDATSWADLEARLDAHGLHLRRAGQGFRITDGEHFMTLSKVGKHARQDRLENRFQESWEDYEIDRDLTREVADQLEPPDAERPESILDELEQDDDRQKAQAKAESEARLKHALLAANRYAYFRDREKRATEAAQRHTKDRRAIRRVQWVKERVAEDIGKANREFEDVCSHLYRNPKAAWSEIDRRLKAGENFDEIDLDTVGKKKGWKFLGFRTKGRKEANEAAKSMPRAHRKLERLRNQWEINQHDELELHARLGASEAEYNEAIAQIGHREQRRKRGMELWRERQSIVTQLTEEEIWRSDLAEDEKEQLARAWEETLDSERRKASKGLRNETVRDYYEILYERTQETEHEPER
- the yidD gene encoding membrane protein insertion efficiency factor YidD, which encodes MRYPIIWAILLYQRVAPTSLRERCIFKKSCSNYVLEGAREKGTFEAFRRLRERVRRCKPGYAPIDTEAAGHNDLFLLKLSDGSIVEESDLSDRLRNEFGLLSCERAELK